TCGAACGGAGCCAGACCAGGCTCGTAGCCCACGACGACGTAGGCATCGAGCGCGGTGCTCGCGTCGTCCAACCAGCCGGAGAGGTCGTCGCCAGAGACGATCGCGTCGTAGTAGAAGCCGGTCACCCGTCCTTGGACCGAGAACACCTGCGTGAGGGAGTATGCCGCCGCTGTGACGATGAGCAGGAGGACGGCGCCCGCTACCGCCAGGGTGATGCTCAGCTGGCGGCGCAGCGTGACGGTGCTCGCTCCCCCGTCGTCGTCGGGACGAGCACGACGGCCGGACCCCCTCACGACCACTCCGCCGAGTCTGCGAGCGTCGCTGAACGCTGACCTCCCCCATCTCCAGACGGGCCTGCCCAGCCCAGGAGGAGCACAGCAGCGTCATCGACGAGCCGGCCACCGTGGGCATCCCGCACATGGTGCAGGAGACGCCCGACGAAGCCCTCGGTCCCGAGGCGGAACTCCGCGTCGACCGCCTCGAGCAGACCCTCCAGCCCGAGCCGTGCGGCGCCGCGCGGCTCAGCCCCTCGTTCGGTCGCCGTCGCGCGGTCGGCACCGGACGCCTGGTCGAGGAGCGTCGCCTCGAGGAGCCCGTCGGTGTAGAGCATGAGCCACCACGCCTCACCGAGCTCGACGTGCTGCGCACGCCACGCCAGGTCGACCGGGATGCCGAGCGCCGGGCCGCGACACTCCGCCTCGATCGCACGGCTCGTCTCGCCGAGCATGATCGGCGAGTGGTGCCCCGCCAGGTAGAGGCTGGCGCTCGCGCGGTCCGCTGCGACCACGACCTGGCACAACGTGGTGAAGGTCTCCGGACGGGCGCGCTCGTTCGTCAGCACCCGCTCGACGAGCGGGAGGATCTGCTCCTCAGGGAGCTCGGCGAGGACGAGAGTGCGCCAGGCCGTGCGCAGCGTCGCGCCGAGCGCGGCCTCGTCTGGTCCGTGCCCGGCGACGTCACCGACGATGCACATCACTGTCCCGTCCGGCCGCTCCACGACGTCGTAGAAGTCACCACCGAGGAGCCCGTTGCCGCCAGGGAGGTACCCGACGTGGACGGCGAGCCTCGGGTCGACGACCGACGGGGTCGGCAAGAGCGCATGCTCGAGCCGGGCAGTCTCGACGGCCCGGATCTCGCTGCGGTAGATCGTCCTCGCCTGGACGTCGAGCAGCCGACGCTGCACCGCGTAGCGCACCGAGCGAGCCAGCGTGTCGGGGTCGACGTCGTGCTTGACGAGGAAGTCCTGGGCCCCCGCAGCGAGAGCGGTCACCCCCATGTCGGTCCCCGTCAGCCCGGTGAGCACGACGAGCGCCGGCGCGTTCGGCAGGGCGAGGATGCGCTCGACGGCAGACAGTCCTTCGGAGTCCGGGAGGCCGAGATCGAGGAGGACGCAGTCGACGTCGAGGTGGACGAGCGCGTCGGCGACGGTACGCGCCCGGACCAGGTCGACCTCGAGGTCGGCGTCGGCGAAGAGCTCGTCGACGAGCAGCGCGTCACCGTCGTCGTCCTCGACAAGAAGTACACGGACAGGCCGTGCGAGACCGATCTCCGTCATCCGCGTCCAGCCCTCGCTCCTGATCGCACATTGTCAAAGGTCACACGATGGTAGACCGAGACGCGGGAGAAACGGGGAGGACACCGCCTGGAGGACGGCGTCGTCAGGGCACCTGCCCGTCCGCCATAATGGACGGTCGCGAGTCCAGGGCGTTCACACCGTCGTCCGAGGACCACCACCCGTTCCCGGAGGGACAAGCGTGACCGATCAGTCCGACGAGATCCAGCTGGAACAGCAGACCCTCGACGTGTTGTACGCCCGGCTGGACGAGCTGCGCCGGATCACTCGCGGACGCCTGACCGAGGTCAGGCGCGTCGGACCCAGCGGTTCGCCGCAGAACCGCAGCGAGCGAGACGCGTTCGCGACCCTCTACGAGGACCGCTCAGCACTCCTCGAGGCTGTCGAGGACAGACTGTGCTTCGGCAGGCTCGACTTCGACGACGAGACGACGAGATACATCGGGCGGATCGGTCTCACCGACGAGGAGCACACCTCCATCCTCACGGACTGGCGCGCGCCCGCCGCACAGTCGTTCTACCGCGCGACCGCCGCACACCGCGACGAGGTCTCCCGACGACGCCACCTCGTGACGCGGGGACGGAACGTCACCGGTCTAGAAGACGAGATCCTCGACCTGTCGATGCCGGCCAGGCACGGGAGCGCGCTCAACCTCTCCGGCGAGGGTGCGCTGCTCGCCGCCCTCGCGAGCGGACGCACGGGCCACATGGGCGACATCGTCGCCACCATCCAGTCCGAGCAGGACACGATCATCCGCTCAGAGCTCCAGGGCGCCCTCGTCGTCCAGGGAGGCCCGGGGACAGGCAAGACC
This sequence is a window from Sanguibacter antarcticus. Protein-coding genes within it:
- a CDS encoding PP2C family protein-serine/threonine phosphatase, whose protein sequence is MTEIGLARPVRVLLVEDDDGDALLVDELFADADLEVDLVRARTVADALVHLDVDCVLLDLGLPDSEGLSAVERILALPNAPALVVLTGLTGTDMGVTALAAGAQDFLVKHDVDPDTLARSVRYAVQRRLLDVQARTIYRSEIRAVETARLEHALLPTPSVVDPRLAVHVGYLPGGNGLLGGDFYDVVERPDGTVMCIVGDVAGHGPDEAALGATLRTAWRTLVLAELPEEQILPLVERVLTNERARPETFTTLCQVVVAADRASASLYLAGHHSPIMLGETSRAIEAECRGPALGIPVDLAWRAQHVELGEAWWLMLYTDGLLEATLLDQASGADRATATERGAEPRGAARLGLEGLLEAVDAEFRLGTEGFVGRLLHHVRDAHGGRLVDDAAVLLLGWAGPSGDGGGQRSATLADSAEWS